From the genome of Biomphalaria glabrata chromosome 1, xgBioGlab47.1, whole genome shotgun sequence, one region includes:
- the LOC106063982 gene encoding probable cytochrome P450 49a1 produces MIIMGTARHVPANGSLVTTYLLARCFCDGVSAAKSREVLPTSKVLPMRLMPGPSGLMKLPYIGTALMFAPFSRHSPENFGALVADLHEKYGPVFKSRLGKDYSVHTDNAEDAEAIFRNEGAFPLRRLMTLSKVFRERNGLPPALGTVSGPAWQELRSAINPLLMKPSVCIHYLPAQNHVADDFVNQLQNPTLSPDAQSELLFKFALESIGVVCFNQRLGFLDPTTCDSPDRLELLHALKLCLKSIFLAMLGMERRYLRTADDAFYRSYENAMKLIRQRAMIYVRKIVQDVNRTDLERPAQESNLLESMLTKGNLQMEKVLAIIDSMLIGGTDSTARNMTLLIYNLAMNPEAQERAAKEVHELVGLNDPITPEALAKLVYLKACVKESMRINFPLANGTERSLNIDTVIGGYLVPKGTSVIMSSSRSSLDARYFSEPKKFLPERWLRREGEVVRQDSEDKKCHPFAYLPFGHGARGCIGRRFAEMEIYVGTAKLLQKLKITVDPKYEGLKPIYTPFITPEKPIPFIFTARQR; encoded by the coding sequence ATGATTATTATGGGGACGGCGCGCCATGTTCCAGCCAATGGGTCACTTGTCACTACTTACTTACTGGCCCGCTGTTTCTGTGATGGCGTTAGCGCCGCAAAAAGCCGAGAAGTTTTGCCAACTTCCAAAGTGCTTCCTATGAGACTAATGCCCGGACCGTCAGGTCTAATGAAACTCCCTTACATTGGCACGGCACTGATGTTCGCACCATTCAGCAGACACTCTCCGGAAAACTTCGGAGCTCTGGTCGCAGACTTGCACGAGAAGTACGGTCCCGTGTTCAAATCGAGGCTGGGAAAAGACTACAGTGTACACACTGACAACGCCGAGGACGCAGAAGCCATATTCAGAAACGAAGGTGCCTTCCCGCTGAGACGCCTCATGACCTTGAGCAAAGTCTTCCGAGAACGAAACGGCCTCCCGCCCGCTCTTGGTACGGTGTCAGGACCAGCCTGGCAGGAGCTGAGAAGCGCCATTAACCCCCTTCTCATGAAACCCTCTGTTTGCATCCACTATCTTCCCGCCCAGAATCATGTCGCAGACGATTTCGTGAACCAGCTGCAAAACCCAACACTTAGCCCTGATGCCCAGTCAGAACTGCTCTTCAAGTTCGCACTTGAAAGTATCGGCGTGGTTTGTTTTAACCAAAGGCTTGGCTTCTTAGATCCCACTACATGCGACTCCCCTGACCGCTTGGAGCTTTTACATGCGTTAAAACTCTGTTTGAAAAGCATTTTCTTAGCCATGCTTGGCATGGAGAGGCGCTACCTAAGAACAGCAGACGATGCCTTCTATAGAAGTTATGAAAATGCCATGAAGTTGATTCGCCAAAGGGCTATGATATACGTTCGAAAAATTGTCCAGGATGTCAACAGAACTGACCTCGAGCGTCCAGCTCAGGAATCAAACTTGCTGGAGTCGATGCTCACCAAGGGAAACTTGCAGATGGAAAAGGTTTTAGCTATAATTGACTCCATGTTGATCGGCGGGACAGACTCAACGGCTAGGAACATGACCTTGCTAATATATAACCTGGCCATGAACCCGGAAGCTCAAGAAAGAGCGGCAAAAGAAGTCCATGAGCTGGTGGGATTGAATGACCCCATCACTCCTGAGGCTCTGGCGAAGTTGGTTTATCTAAAAGCCTGTGTCAAAGAATCGATGCGCATCAATTTCCCTTTGGCTAACGGCACAGAGAGAAGCCTTAATATCGATACCGTAATCGGTGGCTACTTGGTTCCTAAGGGAACCAGCGTTATCATGTCCAGCAGCCGAAGCTCCCTGGACGCGAGGTACTTCAGCGAGCCGAAAAAGTTTCTGCCCGAGCGGTGGTTGAGACGGGAAGGGGAAGTCGTCCGTCAGGATTCAGAAGACAAGAAATGTCACCCTTTCGCCTACCTGCCATTTGGCCACGGCGCCAGAGGGTGCATAGGGCGCAGGTTCGCGGAAATGGAGATTTATGTGGGCACTGCTAAACTGCTTCAGAAACTTAAAATCACAGTCGATCCCAAGTACGAGGGACTTAAACCCATTTACACGCCATTTATCACCCCAGAGAAACCCATACCATTTATCTTTACGGCTAGGCAACGATAA